The following coding sequences lie in one Mucilaginibacter sp. KACC 22773 genomic window:
- a CDS encoding TetR/AcrR family transcriptional regulator translates to MTVNDNIKNKELTKRKLVIAVGEILKSEGYKGLGVNRIAKQAGVNKKLIYRYFGNVNYLIETYVIENDYWLTFSKKLLEQVKKEAPPTTQTFIANLLKNQFNYFLNEKEMQRLILWEISTSSALMKSIHNAREAAGQGLLEMTDEHFKDKRVNFRAIAALLVGGIYYIVLHIQSNGGQFCDLDISSQSAQTEVMRAIDQIVGWAFEKA, encoded by the coding sequence ATGACTGTCAATGATAATATAAAAAATAAAGAACTTACCAAGCGCAAACTAGTAATTGCCGTCGGGGAAATACTTAAATCTGAGGGCTATAAAGGATTGGGAGTCAATCGCATCGCCAAACAAGCCGGCGTTAACAAGAAATTAATTTACAGATATTTTGGTAATGTTAATTATCTTATTGAAACCTATGTTATTGAAAACGATTACTGGTTAACCTTTTCCAAAAAACTCCTTGAACAGGTAAAGAAGGAAGCGCCGCCCACTACGCAGACTTTTATCGCGAATCTGCTAAAGAACCAGTTCAATTATTTCCTTAATGAAAAAGAGATGCAGAGGTTAATTTTATGGGAAATATCTACCAGCAGTGCATTAATGAAAAGCATCCACAATGCCCGCGAGGCGGCCGGGCAAGGTCTGTTGGAAATGACAGATGAACATTTTAAAGACAAACGGGTAAATTTCCGGGCTATAGCAGCGCTACTGGTGGGTGGAATTTATTATATAGTATTGCATATTCAATCCAACGGCGGTCAATTCTGTGACCTCGATATCAGTTCTCAAAGTGCGCAGACGGAGGTTATGCGTGCGATCGACCAGATTGTTGGCTGGGCATTTGAAAAAGCCTGA
- a CDS encoding helix-turn-helix domain-containing protein, with protein MDTTTQERAKMSAMVPNRNQILTLGDLVEFKEDMLQEVKRIMKECVSGAPGKKWLKSAEVKKLLGISHGFLQSLRDSGVLPFTKIGGSIYYDYEDITFMMSANKSA; from the coding sequence ATGGATACAACAACACAAGAACGGGCAAAGATGTCCGCTATGGTTCCCAACCGGAACCAAATACTCACACTCGGTGACCTCGTAGAATTTAAGGAAGATATGCTGCAGGAGGTTAAGCGTATCATGAAAGAATGCGTTAGCGGTGCGCCCGGCAAAAAGTGGCTCAAGTCCGCTGAGGTGAAAAAGCTCCTAGGGATTTCTCACGGCTTCCTGCAATCATTAAGGGATAGCGGTGTGCTGCCTTTCACTAAGATCGGCGGCTCCATTTATTACGATTATGAGGATATCACCTTTATGATGTCGGCCAACAAAAGCGCCTGA
- a CDS encoding alpha/beta hydrolase has protein sequence MKKPTSFKNKDLKLAAELHLPDNFTESQKYPAIVCIHPAGGVKEQTIGLYASRLADCGFVVLTFDASYQGASEGEPRYLEEPTARVEDARAGADYLSTLSYIDMNRVGVFGICAGGGYAISVAQTEHRFKAVATVSAAPMGEGFRNFLGIETPIPTLLDMLKKTGEQRSAEANGAEPLYMHWVPETKEVINENTPDLWREGHDYYKTPRGQHANSVNKYLFSSTDRMIAFSAFDQISTLLTQPMLLIAGSKADTKLFSDQAYKLAKGQKELFVVDGATHISMYDTPEYVDQAIGKLNEFYDQYL, from the coding sequence ATGAAAAAGCCCACTTCATTTAAAAACAAAGACCTGAAACTTGCAGCTGAACTGCATCTTCCGGATAATTTCACTGAGAGCCAAAAATACCCGGCCATCGTCTGCATTCACCCGGCTGGCGGAGTTAAGGAACAAACTATCGGGCTATATGCCTCGCGGTTGGCCGATTGTGGATTTGTAGTATTGACCTTTGACGCTTCGTACCAGGGCGCCAGCGAAGGTGAACCGCGGTATTTAGAGGAGCCGACAGCAAGAGTGGAGGACGCCCGCGCCGGCGCTGATTATTTATCGACCCTTTCTTATATTGATATGAATCGCGTGGGGGTATTCGGGATTTGTGCCGGTGGCGGCTACGCCATTAGTGTTGCACAAACTGAACATCGTTTTAAAGCAGTAGCAACAGTCAGCGCTGCCCCCATGGGCGAAGGGTTCCGGAATTTTCTTGGGATTGAAACACCGATACCCACGTTGTTGGATATGCTGAAAAAAACGGGTGAGCAACGGAGTGCCGAGGCTAACGGCGCAGAACCCCTTTACATGCATTGGGTACCGGAGACAAAAGAAGTGATTAATGAAAACACGCCCGACCTATGGCGGGAAGGACACGATTACTATAAAACCCCTCGCGGACAGCATGCAAATTCAGTGAATAAATATCTGTTCAGCAGCACAGACCGGATGATTGCCTTTTCCGCCTTCGATCAAATAAGCACACTTCTTACGCAACCCATGCTTTTAATAGCCGGAAGTAAGGCCGATACCAAGCTTTTCAGTGACCAGGCCTATAAACTTGCCAAGGGACAGAAGGAATTATTCGTAGTTGATGGGGCAACACATATTTCAATGTACGATACACCGGAGTACGTGGATCAGGCGATTGGAAAGCTGAATGAATTTTATGACCAGTACTTGTAA
- a CDS encoding relaxase/mobilization nuclease domain-containing protein translates to MVAKIKSGKSLMGALNYNENKVKQHKAELIDAAGYIKDPADLSFYDKLLRLTDLAERNERTKTNTVHISLNFANGEALPAGKLQAIARDYMQGIGFENQPYLVYRHMDAGHPHCHIVTTNIKSDGHRISLHYLGQNESEKTRRAIEVKYELIRAEEQAKPKPDLKADVSAAEYGKTETKRTITNILAYVLRAYKFTSVPELNAVLGQYNIQAGRGSKDSRMYAHAGLVYWILDKQGNKIGVPVKASTIYGKPTLKTLEEKFRLNAQLRKPFKDDLIKILATTLTKPLIQRDFQKALREQGVQCILRKNEEGRIYGVTFIDQKNKAVFNGSDLGKAYSANQLSALLLPDSVKPKFPYQHEAQQSNESSQTSAGDELIDVLFAAEREDLAALNKFKRKKRKGLNL, encoded by the coding sequence ATGGTCGCAAAAATTAAAAGCGGTAAAAGCCTGATGGGTGCGCTGAACTATAACGAGAACAAAGTAAAACAGCATAAAGCCGAACTGATCGATGCGGCGGGCTATATCAAAGACCCGGCCGACCTCAGCTTCTATGATAAACTCCTGCGGCTGACCGATCTCGCTGAAAGAAATGAACGTACTAAAACCAACACCGTACATATCTCGCTGAACTTCGCTAATGGTGAAGCGCTGCCCGCGGGAAAGCTGCAGGCGATTGCCAGAGATTATATGCAGGGGATCGGCTTTGAAAACCAGCCCTATTTGGTTTACCGGCACATGGATGCCGGGCACCCGCATTGTCATATCGTGACCACCAATATCAAAAGCGACGGCCACCGCATCAGCCTGCATTACCTGGGACAGAACGAATCGGAAAAAACGCGCAGGGCCATCGAGGTCAAATATGAGCTGATCCGGGCCGAAGAGCAGGCCAAACCAAAGCCTGATCTGAAAGCTGATGTTTCAGCTGCCGAATATGGCAAAACTGAAACCAAACGTACGATCACCAATATCCTGGCTTACGTCTTAAGGGCTTATAAGTTCACCAGTGTTCCCGAACTCAATGCCGTTCTCGGGCAATATAACATCCAGGCAGGTCGGGGCAGCAAAGATTCCCGCATGTATGCGCATGCAGGATTAGTTTATTGGATACTGGATAAACAGGGCAACAAAATCGGTGTGCCGGTCAAAGCCAGCACGATCTATGGTAAACCGACGCTGAAAACACTGGAGGAAAAATTCAGGCTCAACGCGCAACTGCGCAAGCCCTTTAAAGACGACCTCATCAAGATACTGGCAACGACATTAACTAAACCGCTGATTCAGCGTGATTTTCAAAAAGCGTTGCGGGAACAAGGTGTTCAGTGTATACTTCGTAAAAATGAGGAAGGGCGTATCTACGGCGTAACTTTTATCGACCAGAAAAACAAGGCGGTATTCAACGGCAGCGATTTAGGTAAGGCGTATAGTGCCAATCAACTCAGCGCACTATTATTACCCGATTCCGTTAAACCTAAATTCCCATATCAACATGAAGCTCAGCAGAGCAATGAGTCCAGCCAGACATCCGCAGGCGACGAACTGATCGATGTGTTGTTTGCCGCTGAGCGCGAAGACCTGGCGGCGCTAAATAAATTCAAACGCAAAAAACGTAAAGGACTTAATCTCTAA
- a CDS encoding ParA family protein: MAKIITIAHQKGGVGKSTLAINLALCFQDQLSVALVDTDLQGSLYQMRADFPDLAIIGADQFTDIQKLAYDLVIVDTPPYLSNRLPELFRHSDFILVPTKAGFFDVMAIRSTIALISEAIAATPGVRAGIVLNMIKPRSGITQDVCGLLESMDVQLLKTVIHDRVSIARSTMTSGILQSSDRKAKAEITALAEEVVELISA, encoded by the coding sequence ATGGCAAAGATCATCACCATAGCCCACCAAAAAGGTGGCGTAGGCAAAAGCACATTAGCGATTAACCTGGCTTTATGTTTTCAGGATCAGTTATCGGTGGCGCTTGTGGATACCGACCTTCAGGGAAGTTTATACCAGATGCGCGCAGACTTCCCGGACCTGGCGATCATCGGCGCAGATCAGTTTACCGATATTCAGAAACTGGCCTATGACCTGGTTATTGTCGATACACCGCCTTACCTGTCCAATCGTTTACCTGAGCTATTTCGTCATTCTGATTTTATCCTGGTGCCTACCAAAGCAGGATTTTTTGATGTGATGGCGATCCGCTCGACCATTGCCCTGATCAGCGAGGCTATAGCCGCCACGCCGGGCGTCAGGGCCGGTATTGTGCTCAATATGATCAAACCACGTTCAGGTATTACCCAGGACGTATGCGGCTTACTCGAAAGCATGGACGTGCAATTATTGAAAACGGTTATCCATGACCGGGTGAGTATCGCGCGCTCAACCATGACCTCCGGGATTTTGCAGAGCAGTGACCGGAAAGCGAAAGCTGAGATCACCGCGCTGGCGGAAGAAGTTGTGGAATTGATCAGCGCTTAA
- a CDS encoding flavodoxin family protein yields the protein MKRISIIYFTGSGSTAKFAEAVARGAASVSGADVKLVAIDSADIVNGRYTNNQVIDDLDESSAIIFGTPTYMGGCAAQFKAFADATVASWYQQKWRNKIAAGFTVSGTPSGDKLSTLQYLQTLAMQHGMIWIGSGELPMQPNGINRLGTWLGGMAQSVHDDTNLIHAEDLRSGELFGERVAAFTIGNN from the coding sequence ATGAAACGCATATCCATTATTTATTTCACGGGTTCGGGCAGCACGGCCAAATTCGCGGAAGCGGTCGCCAGGGGTGCGGCATCGGTTTCGGGTGCAGATGTAAAATTAGTTGCTATCGATAGTGCCGACATTGTGAATGGCCGCTACACCAACAACCAGGTAATTGATGATCTGGACGAAAGCAGTGCCATCATTTTTGGAACGCCTACTTATATGGGCGGATGCGCAGCTCAATTCAAAGCTTTTGCCGATGCGACCGTCGCAAGCTGGTATCAGCAGAAATGGCGAAATAAAATTGCAGCTGGTTTCACCGTATCGGGCACGCCCAGCGGTGACAAATTGAGCACCCTGCAATACCTGCAGACGCTGGCTATGCAGCACGGTATGATCTGGATCGGTTCGGGCGAACTGCCTATGCAGCCTAACGGCATAAATCGTCTCGGAACCTGGCTCGGTGGTATGGCTCAATCTGTCCACGATGATACGAACCTGATCCATGCCGAAGATTTACGTTCAGGAGAGTTATTTGGAGAACGGGTAGCCGCATTTACAATCGGAAATAATTAG
- a CDS encoding type 1 glutamine amidotransferase domain-containing protein — translation MKKVLFVVTSCNEKGDTKIPTGYNLAEVTHPLAVLEEDGVHVDIASIKGGNAPLDGLEDFNDPIIAKYWADPAFHNRIENTLKLEAVETKAYDAIFFAGGHGTMWDFPETPAVQNAIREIYEAGKIVSAVCHGPAALVNAKLSDGSYLIDGKKLAAFTNDEEEEVQSTNIVPFLLADALESHGALYQYAPNWNNNTVVDGRLITGQNPQSASGVGKALLAALNQ, via the coding sequence ATGAAAAAAGTATTATTCGTTGTTACGAGTTGTAACGAAAAAGGGGATACAAAAATTCCGACAGGATATAATTTGGCCGAGGTTACCCACCCATTGGCTGTGTTGGAAGAAGATGGTGTCCATGTAGATATAGCGTCTATTAAAGGTGGGAATGCGCCATTGGATGGACTGGAAGATTTTAATGATCCGATCATAGCCAAGTATTGGGCAGACCCGGCTTTTCACAACAGGATAGAAAACACACTTAAACTTGAGGCTGTGGAGACCAAAGCTTATGATGCCATATTCTTTGCCGGTGGGCACGGCACGATGTGGGACTTCCCGGAAACGCCGGCAGTACAGAACGCGATTCGGGAGATTTACGAAGCAGGTAAGATCGTTTCTGCTGTTTGTCATGGCCCCGCTGCACTGGTTAATGCGAAATTGAGCGATGGCAGCTACCTGATCGATGGTAAAAAGCTGGCCGCATTTACCAATGACGAAGAGGAGGAAGTGCAATCTACCAACATCGTTCCTTTTCTGTTGGCTGACGCCCTGGAATCCCACGGTGCATTATACCAGTATGCACCAAATTGGAATAATAATACCGTTGTTGATGGCCGCCTGATCACGGGGCAAAATCCGCAATCGGCCTCGGGTGTAGGAAAGGCGCTATTAGCTGCTTTGAACCAATAG
- a CDS encoding plasmid mobilization protein, with protein MDKQEDKRIRWKNLRFKPEEYQLLETRFKKTRFRKLSEYMRSVLLEKPVTVNYRDKAMDEVLEELVLLRRELNAIGNNLNQAVYQINAAHGNADGRLWAGLLHTIHSQVEPAINQIKERMNQYADLWSQKLKAVKA; from the coding sequence ATGGATAAACAGGAAGATAAACGCATCCGCTGGAAGAACCTGCGGTTTAAACCGGAAGAGTACCAATTGCTCGAAACACGGTTCAAAAAGACGCGCTTCCGCAAGTTAAGCGAATATATGCGCAGCGTGCTTTTGGAAAAACCCGTCACCGTCAATTACCGGGACAAAGCGATGGATGAGGTGCTGGAAGAACTCGTCCTGCTGCGGCGCGAACTGAATGCGATCGGTAATAACCTGAACCAGGCTGTTTACCAGATCAATGCGGCGCACGGCAATGCGGACGGACGGCTATGGGCCGGCCTGCTCCATACCATTCATAGCCAGGTCGAGCCGGCCATCAATCAGATCAAAGAAAGAATGAACCAATACGCGGATCTATGGTCGCAAAAATTAAAAGCGGTAAAAGCCTGA
- the mobC gene encoding conjugal transfer protein MobC, which produces MQTGENEQALRKIIDFTRLLSIAILIIHFYLSCYSAFQELKLTHKVVDHILVPLSKMAVFKTAFIAKASALLLLIVSLVGSKGKRDEKIRPKTIVTYCLTGLLIYFFSSYLLRWPWLYIGATAFGYLLFMTGGGLLFRMLKVKLGGDIFNKENETFPQEERLLENEYSINLPAKYKLKSKERDSWINIINPFRGTLVGGSPGAGKSYFVIRHLITQHIKKGFSMLIYDFKYDDLSRIAYNALRQHGGRSFYVINFENIMHRSNPLEPDTMLDITDAIESSRTVMLGLNREWIKKQGDFFVESPINFVTALMWFLKKYQGGKYCTLPHVIELSLVEYKHLFGVLQSQPEIEVLINPFISAWKNEAYEQLEGQIASAKISLARLSSPQLYYVLSGNDFSLDINNPDDPKIVCLANNPQKSQVYGAVLSLYINRINKLVNRKNQQKCSLIFDEFPTIYFNGIDNLIATARSNKVAVTLAVQDYSQLKKDYGREQAEVIMNIVGNIVCGQVTGDTAKQLSERFGKINQVKESISINATDTSVSRSTQLDYAIPASKIAGLSSGEFVGMVADDPTNKIDLKAFHCQIQNDHEAISLEERTYRAIPDARKISNTEIQMNYQRIKGDIKELVEQLANMHS; this is translated from the coding sequence ATGCAAACCGGAGAAAACGAACAGGCATTGCGCAAGATCATTGATTTTACCAGGCTACTAAGCATCGCCATACTGATCATTCATTTTTACCTATCCTGTTATTCAGCATTTCAGGAACTGAAATTAACGCATAAGGTCGTCGACCATATCCTGGTGCCGCTATCCAAAATGGCCGTATTCAAAACAGCATTTATTGCCAAAGCTAGCGCGTTGTTATTGCTCATAGTATCGCTGGTCGGCAGCAAAGGCAAGCGTGATGAAAAAATCAGGCCCAAAACTATTGTTACCTATTGCCTGACCGGCTTGCTTATTTATTTTTTCAGCAGCTATCTACTCCGCTGGCCATGGCTTTATATCGGAGCCACCGCATTTGGTTACCTCTTATTTATGACGGGCGGCGGGTTATTGTTCCGGATGCTAAAAGTCAAATTGGGCGGGGATATTTTCAATAAGGAGAACGAAACGTTCCCACAGGAAGAAAGGCTGCTCGAAAACGAGTACTCCATCAATCTGCCGGCCAAATACAAATTGAAAAGCAAAGAGCGGGACAGTTGGATCAATATCATTAACCCGTTCAGGGGTACATTGGTCGGCGGCAGCCCTGGTGCCGGTAAATCCTATTTCGTGATCCGGCACCTCATCACCCAGCATATCAAAAAGGGCTTTAGTATGCTGATCTATGACTTTAAGTATGATGATTTGTCCCGCATCGCTTATAACGCGTTACGCCAACACGGTGGCCGCTCATTTTATGTGATTAACTTTGAAAATATCATGCACCGCAGCAATCCCCTGGAACCGGATACCATGCTGGATATTACGGATGCCATAGAGTCCAGCCGGACGGTCATGCTGGGTTTGAACCGGGAATGGATCAAGAAGCAGGGTGACTTTTTTGTCGAATCACCGATCAATTTCGTTACGGCGCTGATGTGGTTCCTTAAAAAATACCAGGGCGGTAAATATTGCACTTTACCGCACGTCATTGAGTTATCCTTAGTAGAATACAAACACTTGTTCGGAGTGCTACAGAGCCAACCCGAAATAGAAGTATTGATCAATCCCTTTATCTCGGCCTGGAAGAATGAAGCTTACGAGCAGTTGGAGGGACAGATCGCCAGCGCCAAGATCAGTTTGGCCCGGCTATCATCACCGCAATTGTATTATGTGCTTAGCGGTAATGATTTTTCGTTGGACATTAATAATCCGGACGACCCGAAGATCGTTTGTCTGGCGAACAACCCGCAGAAATCGCAGGTCTATGGCGCGGTATTGTCGCTGTACATTAACCGAATCAATAAACTCGTGAATAGAAAAAATCAGCAGAAATGCAGCCTGATCTTCGATGAGTTCCCGACCATCTATTTCAACGGTATCGATAACCTGATCGCGACTGCAAGGTCAAATAAAGTGGCGGTGACTTTGGCGGTACAAGATTATAGCCAGCTCAAAAAAGACTACGGCCGCGAACAAGCAGAGGTCATCATGAATATTGTCGGCAATATTGTTTGCGGCCAAGTCACCGGTGATACCGCCAAACAACTTTCGGAAAGATTTGGCAAGATCAACCAGGTTAAAGAAAGTATCTCCATTAATGCCACAGACACTTCGGTGAGCCGGTCGACGCAATTAGATTATGCCATCCCCGCTTCCAAAATAGCAGGTTTATCGTCGGGTGAATTTGTCGGCATGGTCGCTGATGACCCCACCAACAAGATCGACCTCAAAGCCTTTCATTGTCAGATCCAAAATGACCACGAAGCCATTTCGCTGGAGGAACGCACCTACCGGGCCATCCCTGACGCCAGAAAGATTTCCAATACCGAGATCCAAATGAATTATCAACGGATCAAAGGAGATATTAAAGAACTGGTCGAGCAACTCGCCAATATGCATAGCTAA